In Nostoc sphaeroides, the genomic window ATCTCTGGCTCCGCCAAATATTGATCAGTTTAGTAGACACTGCCATTACTCAAATGGAAGAAGGCAGTATTTGTATTTCTAGCAATATCTTACCTACAAATAATTTTGTAACCATTTGGCTGGATGTTCCAACTCATGCTATACCATCAAGCGAGCCGATTGATTTGCTCAAATGTGATGAGCAGCAGATCCAAATTGATCAAAAGGCTGCTCTTTCCCCAGGAATGAGACTATTAATCAATCAGACTTTAATGGAAGTTATGAGAGGAAAGTTAGAAATTTTGCCTTCGACCATTGGCAAGGAACTACATCAGGAGATTACCAGACTACAAATCTCTATCCCCCTAGTGATTCCTGAAGCTGAACTTCTGTAGCAGGAACGAAAGCAAGGTTAGGTAAGTTGTGTAACACCATCGTAGTGGTGGTGTTAGGCTGGAAACCAATCTTTTCGTAGAAACCCTGCTGGTGAGTAGTCATCAGGTAAACGCGCTCAACCCGCCTCATGCAGGGATGACTCAAAACGGTTTCTACTAACTTGCTTCCCAACCCACTACTTTGATACTCTGGATGAATCACAACATCCCAAATTGTGGCGCGATATATGCCATCAGATGTTGCTCTAGCAAAGCCAATGAGTCGATCGCTATCCGAGACAGAAATCACTGGTTCACTATTGGCAATGGCTATACCTAAATCTTCAATACTGCGTCCCTTTGCCCAGAAAGCTGAAACGTTTAACAGTTCTTGAAGTTGGGAAAGGTCAATTTCAGACTTGCAATCGCTAAATTGAATCTGAGACTCGTTCATGTATGGCATCCACCTTTGGCAGTATCTTTTTATATTTAAGCCATATTTTGCTAAAAATTGCTGTACGTGTATATGTAATTATTGACAAACCCACTTCCACAGAGGATGACTTGGCCCCTGCTGACGTATCTGATAAACTTGTTTTTCTAAACGCTGTTTTTCCGGTTGTGGTATTCCAAATAAGATATTCCGACTTTGCCAAACTAAAACAGCAGCAGTCATCCCAACGCAAAATGCTAAACCGAAGGTAGACAGTGGATGGTAGAAAAGTCCATATCGCACCGCTACCCAGGTAAAATATTGTTTCCACAGAGAAATTTCTGTACGTAGACCCCACAAACTAACAGGTGCAATGGTGAGCCACAAAAAAGCGACAAACAGCCATCTGCCATATAGTGTAAGTTTGTGTAGCCTTTGTACTTGTTCAATAAAGGATGGGTCAGTTATTGACGATTGTTCGGATTTATCCATAGGCTGTGGGAAGGTGGGGGATGAGGAAGATGAGGGAGCAGGGGAAGAATAACTATTGGTTATTAACCAATGCCCAATACTTCGACGCCGCTCAGTACAAGTGCCCAATACTTCGACGCCGCTCAGTACAAGTGCCCAATGATTAGTTACCAGCAGATGTATCAATCGACTCACCACTGACTACCACACTTTGACCGTTGCGCTCTCGCCACAAAGTTAGAAGAGTACTGGCAATGAAAATACTTGAATAAGCCCCCGCTGTAAAGCCAATAATTAGAGCTAAGGCAAAGTTTTTCAGAGTTTCGCCGCCAAACAGAAAGATGGCAAACAATGACAGCATTGTAGTAAAGGTTGTGTTGATTGACCGTCCTAAAGTTTGGTTAACTGCATCATCTACAATGTCAGCGATCGCTCCGTTAGGATTCGTCTTGAGGGTTTCCCGGATGCGATCGTAAATCACCACTGTATCGTTAACTGAGAAACCTGTAATTGTCAGTAGAGCAACGATGAACAGGCTATCTACTTCAGTACCCAATACTAAACCAAAAATCGAAAAAATCCCTGCCGTGATGAATACATCATGTAATAGAGCAACGATCGCAAACAATGCATAATCCAACTGGAACCGGAAGGTCAAATAAACAATAATGCCTGCAAAGGAAACTATCAGAGCGATCACACCAGAAGTAAATAATTCTTGCCCCAGAGTAGGGCCAACACTATCAAATTGGTTTTTTTGCTCGTCAAAAGTACCGACTTTTTCGCTTAAGGCATTTTGTAAGTTGCTACGCTGTTCGGGAAGCAAGTTTTTTGTGCGAATTAATATCCCATTTTCTGCACCTGTGCCTCTGTCAGCGACAATTTGGATGCTACTATCACCCAATCCCTGCGCTTTAGCTACTTCCCGAACAACATTGATATCAATTGGCTGGTCGCAGTTACCGGGTTTGGTACAATCGCGTTCAAACTGCAATCGTGTACCACCGATAAAATCCAAGCTGGGACGTAGGGGTGCTTTGATGTTCGGGTTTTGCCAAGAAATCACCATTGAGATGATACCAGCAAGAATGATGGCACTAGAAATAGCCCACCAAAGCGATCGCGATTTGTTAATACTTAGTTTCATTGAGCCACCTCTGCCTGATTTGTTGGCAGGTTCGGACAGAAAAGTTCTGGTTTCTTAAGCGCGGGAATTGTATATGCTAAAAACATTAAGGTGCGAGTACAAGTAATTGCTGTAAACATACTCACTGCTACGCCCAACGCTAACGTTAGGGCGAAGCCTTTCACCAAACCAGCCCCTAGCCAGAATAGTGCAGCACAAGCAATGACAGTAGTCACGTTGCCGTCTAAAATACTCGAAAAGGCGCGGTAAAAGCCAGATTCTATAGAACGATACAGGCTTTTGCCTGCTTGCAATTCTTCCCGCGTCCGCTCGAAAATTAACACATTTGCATCAACCGCCATCCCAATACTGAGAATAAAACCAGCAATTCCTGGCAAGGTTAGGGTGACACCCAACAAAGCAAAGGTAGCCCAGGTTAGCAGGGCGTAGATCAAAAGTGCGATATCGGCAATCAGCCCTGGTAATCTATAATACACTACCATAAATGTTAATACTAAAGTCAGACCACCTATACCAGCGTAGATACTACTAGTAATACTGTCTTTACCCAAGGTTGCCCCAACAGTGCGAATTTCAGCAATTTCTACTGGTACAGGTAATGCGCCACCACGTAACTGTACACCCAAGTCATTAGCTTCTTGTGCGGTAAACCGGCCTGTAATTACGGCGGAGCCACCACTAATACCTGCGGCAGCAAATTCTATACCCACCGTAGGAGCGCTAATCAGTTCATTGTCCAGAAAAACACCAATGCTCCGCCCAGTACCAGCAAGATTTTTCGTCAAATTGGCAAACAGTTGACCACCCTGTTGATCGAAGCGAATGGCAACATTCCAGTTGTTACCTTGAGTGGGTTCACCATAAGCATCCTTGAGGTATTTGCCAATTAGCGGTGGATTGGTGCTTTCAAACAATTCAGCGATCGCTTGATTACTTTTTTGTAAATCTTCTTGATTCTTAACTATTGCTGCTTTGTCAGTACTTTTTCTCAATTCTTCTTGCTTGGCTTTCAATTCGGCTCTAGATGCTTGGAAAGCAAGCAGTTGGGTTTCTGTATTCGGCTTTTGGGTACGAAATTCTAACTGCGCCGTCCCTCCTAGCACCCGTTCAGCTTGCTCTGGATTATTTACCCCTGGCAATTGTACCAATATTTTATCTGTGCCGACTGTTTGGATTACTGGCTCAGAAACACCCAAACCATTAATCCGGCCTTCGACAACTTTCTTCACACCTTCCAATTCTCGTTCGGTGATTTTAGGAATTTCTGCTGATGGTTTCACCTGAATTGTTAGCTGTGAACCTCCCCGCAAGTCTAGTCCCAGAGGTATCGGAATTGTCGCAATCACCGTAAAAGCGGCGATTATCAGGACTAAAATCAAAATTAATAGCGATCGCTGTCTTTGCATACCATAACTCGCAACTGACAAAGGCTATAATAGCGCTCTTTTGAGGAGTTATGAATTGGGAGTTAGGAGTTAGGAGTTAGGAGTTGGGAGTTGGAAGTTGGGAGTTGGGAGTTGGGAGTTGGGAGTTGGGAGTTGGGAGTTGGGAGTTGTAAATTCAATATTAAATTCTTAACTCCTCACTCCTAACTTTTAACTCCTAACTTTTAAACTCGCAACGCTACCATTTTTTCCACAGCTTCCACTATTTGCTCTGGTTGGATGATTGTTAGTCGTTCCAGATTGCCGTTGTAAGGTGTGGGGATATCTTGGGAAGACAGGCGCAGTACTGGCGCATCTAATTCATCGAATAAGCGATCGTTTATTGAGGCGATGACTTCTGCTCCAATACCCGCAGTTCGCATGGATTCTTCCACAACAATAACTTTATGGGTTTTACGTACTGATGCACCAATTGTATCAAAATCTAATGGTTTGAGAGATATTAAATCGATAACTTCTGGATCATATCCTTGTTTTTCAAGAGTTTTTACTGCTTGCAGCACATGATGCCGCATCCGCGAGTAAGTAATAATGGTTACATCTTTACCCTCACGTACAATTTCTGCTTTATCTAGGGGTAGCAAATATTCTTCTTCTGGTAAATCTTCTTTCAAGTTGTAAAGCAGGACGTGTTCAAAGAACAACACGGGGTTATCATCGCGGATAGCGGATTTCAGTAATCCTTTAGCGTTTCTTGGTGTAGAGCAGGCTACAATCTTCAACCCTGGCACAGCTTGAAAGTAA contains:
- a CDS encoding GNAT family N-acetyltransferase; protein product: MNESQIQFSDCKSEIDLSQLQELLNVSAFWAKGRSIEDLGIAIANSEPVISVSDSDRLIGFARATSDGIYRATIWDVVIHPEYQSSGLGSKLVETVLSHPCMRRVERVYLMTTHQQGFYEKIGFQPNTTTTMVLHNLPNLAFVPATEVQLQESLGG
- the secF gene encoding protein translocase subunit SecF; this translates as MKLSINKSRSLWWAISSAIILAGIISMVISWQNPNIKAPLRPSLDFIGGTRLQFERDCTKPGNCDQPIDINVVREVAKAQGLGDSSIQIVADRGTGAENGILIRTKNLLPEQRSNLQNALSEKVGTFDEQKNQFDSVGPTLGQELFTSGVIALIVSFAGIIVYLTFRFQLDYALFAIVALLHDVFITAGIFSIFGLVLGTEVDSLFIVALLTITGFSVNDTVVIYDRIRETLKTNPNGAIADIVDDAVNQTLGRSINTTFTTMLSLFAIFLFGGETLKNFALALIIGFTAGAYSSIFIASTLLTLWRERNGQSVVVSGESIDTSAGN
- a CDS encoding alpha-ketoacid dehydrogenase subunit beta; translation: MAETLFFNALREAIDEEMARDSSVFVLGEDVGHYGGSYKVTKDLYQKYGELRILDTPIAENSFTGMAVGAAMTGLRPIIEGMNMGFLLLAFNQISNNAGMLRYTSGGNFKIPMVIRGPGGVGRQLGAEHSQRLETYFQAVPGLKIVACSTPRNAKGLLKSAIRDDNPVLFFEHVLLYNLKEDLPEEEYLLPLDKAEIVREGKDVTIITYSRMRHHVLQAVKTLEKQGYDPEVIDLISLKPLDFDTIGASVRKTHKVIVVEESMRTAGIGAEVIASINDRLFDELDAPVLRLSSQDIPTPYNGNLERLTIIQPEQIVEAVEKMVALRV
- the secD gene encoding protein translocase subunit SecD, encoding MQRQRSLLILILVLIIAAFTVIATIPIPLGLDLRGGSQLTIQVKPSAEIPKITERELEGVKKVVEGRINGLGVSEPVIQTVGTDKILVQLPGVNNPEQAERVLGGTAQLEFRTQKPNTETQLLAFQASRAELKAKQEELRKSTDKAAIVKNQEDLQKSNQAIAELFESTNPPLIGKYLKDAYGEPTQGNNWNVAIRFDQQGGQLFANLTKNLAGTGRSIGVFLDNELISAPTVGIEFAAAGISGGSAVITGRFTAQEANDLGVQLRGGALPVPVEIAEIRTVGATLGKDSITSSIYAGIGGLTLVLTFMVVYYRLPGLIADIALLIYALLTWATFALLGVTLTLPGIAGFILSIGMAVDANVLIFERTREELQAGKSLYRSIESGFYRAFSSILDGNVTTVIACAALFWLGAGLVKGFALTLALGVAVSMFTAITCTRTLMFLAYTIPALKKPELFCPNLPTNQAEVAQ